Genomic segment of Helicobacter enhydrae:
CTGCTGTTAAAAAAATCACTTCATAACCATTTTGGGCATACAATCCAAAAGCATTCCCCTCTAAAGCCTTATTTTTTACCTTGCTTAATCCAATATGAGCCATAGGAGATCCAAAAAACAATCCAGAGAGACTAGCAGCAGTGCCATTGCTATAGGGTAGAAAACGAGAAAAAACAAAATCAGATTCAAAATGATGTCGCAAAGATCCCAAAAGATCAAACGCCACCTTATCATCAAATGCCAAAAAATTGTTTCCAAAACTCTCCATTAGATTCAAGATGACATGAGGTGGATTCTCTCGTAGGAATGGATTTTGAGGAGTTGTTTCAAAAAAAGAAATTTTAGCTTTTGAAAGCAATGCTTTGCCCTCTTTTGAATCAGCCAATGAAAAATCAACACCCTCTCTATAATCTCTGATAGCCCAAGCAAATGCCATAATAGGATGAGGCACAAGATGATTGATGCGTTTGAGAGATGAGACATTGCTTTGTGATCTCAAAAGTGGCTCTGAAAAAAATCCACCCCTCACTCCAGCAATAAAAAAGAAAAGAAATACAAGATTAAAGACAACAAGGGCGACTAGCTTCTTGCGGGGGGGGGGGTGAAATAAAATCAGATTCTAAAGCAGAAGTTTTAGCTATTTTCCTAGCAAGGATATAACTCAAATATCCAATCCCCAAAGCAAACAAAATCCCCCATACAAGAGGATAATCTTTGAAGGCAGTTGTAAGAATGAGCTTTGTGTCGTCGTTGATAAGTCCAAAAATAAAAATATCAATCTGTGTGCGATAGAGTTGAAAATAAAAATAATTAATCAAATATGCTAGAGTAAACAAAAATCCATAGATTCCCATAATCCAAGCAAAGCACTCAAAAAACCTCTCTCTCCCCCATTGAAATAAATGGCATATATATCCAAGCAAAAAAGGCAAAATCAAGGCACTTGCTACAATCCTCAAATCATACGCTAATCCATATTGATAAAAACGAAAGATTGAACTTAGATTCTCTTGCGTAATCTTCCAATCAATATAACTTAAATGCATAATGATTCTTGCAATCAATGCAAAACTCATAAAAATCACAATAAAAACAAAAATACTCAAAAGCAATTTTTGATTAAAACGAAAAACTTTCATTTGGTTCTCCATATTTATCATCGCAAACTCTTTGTATTGTAATTACTTGGCAAAAACTTAGCCTAAGAAGCTTCAAGCAACAATGACTTTTTGTAGAGATTTGATGGTTTTGTGTTTTTGGCTTGATGGTGTCCCCAGAGAGGTTCGAACTCCCGACCTTATGATTAGGAATCATACGCTCTATCCTGCTGAGCTATGAGGACGCATACATCCCCCAAAGGGGAATAGGTTATTTTTTGGCTGCTGCTACTTTGTCTTTCAAACCTTTTCCGGGCTTGAATTTTGGAACAAGCTTGTCAGCAGTTTTGTAAGTTTTGTCGCTTCCTGGAACTTTGCCTTCTTTTCCTTTTTGCAATGCAGTTTCAAACTTTCCAAAACCAACCAACTCGATGCTCTCTTTTCTGATTAGTGCAGCTTCAACACCGGCGATAAAGCCATTAATCGCTTTTTCAGCCTCTTTTTTTGTTTCAAACTCACCAGCATCTTTGACAAGATCAATGAACTCTGATTTATTCATAACAAACCTCCATAAAAGTATAAGATGTATCTTTGAAAGTCGCAAAGATAGGCACATTCTACAAATTTTTTATCAAATAATCAAGAAAAATGGGGTTTTTGTGGCAGTTTTTTGTTTTTTTTTATAAAATTTCTCTGAAAAAGATTGAGAATATACAAAATCGACAAATCAAGCAAGGTGCGTGTTGGAGGGTGCTATGAAAAAGGTAAAAGTTGGAATCAATGGTAGTGGTAGGATTGGTCTATGCACAGCAAGAGTGATTGCTCAACGCGAAGATGTGGAGCTTGTAGCGATCAATACTACTGCGGATATAGATACTTTGGTGCATTTGATCAAATATGATTCGGTGCATCGCGGATTTGAAGTGCAAAAAATCAATGACACAACAATCAGCATGGGGTATTCCAAAAACATAAAAGTCTTGAGTTCGCGTATTCCTCAAGAGATTGGCTTTGGTGCTT
This window contains:
- a CDS encoding LTA synthase family protein — protein: MKVFRFNQKLLLSIFVFIVIFMSFALIARIIMHLSYIDWKITQENLSSIFRFYQYGLAYDLRIVASALILPFLLGYICHLFQWGRERFFECFAWIMGIYGFLFTLAYLINYFYFQLYRTQIDIFIFGLINDDTKLILTTAFKDYPLVWGILFALGIGYLSYILARKIAKTSALESDFISPPPPQEASRPCCL
- a CDS encoding HU family DNA-binding protein, whose amino-acid sequence is MNKSEFIDLVKDAGEFETKKEAEKAINGFIAGVEAALIRKESIELVGFGKFETALQKGKEGKVPGSDKTYKTADKLVPKFKPGKGLKDKVAAAKK